One region of Triticum aestivum cultivar Chinese Spring chromosome 6B, IWGSC CS RefSeq v2.1, whole genome shotgun sequence genomic DNA includes:
- the LOC123139142 gene encoding uncharacterized protein — protein sequence MFMGAAAISGVLLLLLQTFGDAAIDGLNNKTHMKILLKWMWGKRIIKLSCTQLGNTKKSFNCAVEEKHHEPRASALECSELQGPWGRASRSSTDGRGRRSSGEQSLEFEQEAGGEVIRRAEPPARAGP from the exons ATGTTCATGGGTGCTGCTGCTATTTCTggagtgctgctgctgctgcttcaaaCTTTTGGA GATGCTGCGATCGACGGCCTGAACAACAAGACCCACATGAAGATCCTGCTCAAGTGGATGTGGGGGAAGAGGATCATCAAGCTCTCCTGCACGCAGCTCGGCAACACCAAGAAATCCTTTAACT GTGCTGTGGAGGAGAAGCACCATGAGCCTAGAGCCTCGGCCCTGGAGTGCAGTGAATTGCAGGGGCCGTGGGGCAGGGCGAGCAGGAGCTCCACTGACGGCAGGGGTAGAAGGAGCTCCGGCGAGCAGAGCCTGGAGTTCGAGCAGGAGGCAGGCGGGGAGGTGATCCGGCGAGCAGAGCCTCCAGCTCGAGCGGGACCTTGA